A part of Neoarius graeffei isolate fNeoGra1 chromosome 22, fNeoGra1.pri, whole genome shotgun sequence genomic DNA contains:
- the gon4la gene encoding GON-4-like protein isoform X2 codes for MNLSVRRKLSDGKTGPSRVQESKSEEPEGKPETRSVSLPSSPSREEEPSPENSPESSRRAGRSKVSLTEAQCGSSSDDDAEKTLIITVEKEQNCPRQSGKAKRGAKRKREMNETGSQQDEDELQPEVEIDQELDRELENKSRQHNLTSANVRSILHEVITNEHVVAMMKAAINETEPVPLFEPKMTRSKLKEVVEKGVVIPTWNISPIKKPSTLKGPQFVDIPLEEEDSSDEEYHPDEEEEDETAEDTLLESDLESTASSPRGTRLNLSRSFNEYDAENSCSPRQSSRRSRHVRVAVVPMGPPPPPQGPEPPQPQTECSFMEKLYAVDEELAIGSDCMDSYQSLTSNEEEGEESLMAFRTRSKRPLRDVSLGRLEAELRAPDITPDMYEFVSAPEDREWTRWLQGLMNSDVENEEEADDDDDPEYNFLADIDEPDVEDYRNDKAVRITKKEVNDLMEELFDAFQDELGGQDEEGHEEAEVKEEEDNLQQEPPSILETIHYEDPLADILNQSYRTVKEQLDAIRERKALLESKGLSIPLKRPTNSASFYLSPTQKLRLQQHMQQHIQLLTQVNVLSRSVDSLEAEACTAQQFLSELQFFAQQGEQAQQVGDPGFVSIFRACNLQAAVSLLEELDQSPKSDTPDPCPVFPGSQIPANLAWLMVTRPVFLYPQLLPTVRLRRFTQKGPFTSAENCLVVLGYQHLKGTGNPLKLTCQYLLAARNAICLRAYVRQACHRQHPNVIKRYFLEGKCPPMPLACEKVSPSDQRPPVERETRLMPRWLSENLKLIHEEVRKYNLQLSSSQHAFPEEDSSSPSYSFPPGTRYPPSLPESLALTLKPQCLPVRASCRKKVSRVHSSHTPAQSKPPPSAEDVEKALSRLPPLLPKFPSQNVKLDQNVNSSSMKQKIKCRTKSANSAGEIQVTANNVAKKNQGKLIITLPTAPVTSSRDPEVTVPSVATVAPSQGNVIMTLPTALICPTPSATLVAQAPSPFTPLVKEPMSQRCGTLLKLSMGQRTNLNPLPVSSQFFLLPPGCVVTNSANVNPNHSQKSSLAQETELEDLEGSLENFPENIVVSQPDRNLISGSEENNVQENNEMETNVHEEELEYGDEDFREPFLTLSESSGTPAPSLCGDDDAMEAVMDMDDIDEQRQEASQTSTSTQQNEQPCWTEREKDEQECAETQEEESRSMADITSPASVTSELSLPELQTVEKLSKLASDPEEERHSREEKSHDQATGADVPASELLYDDLSDDDPQRDIKDIAFAQAYLEKVCEALQVVPGKVEDFLSVLYEFESNLEGRTAVELFMSLKPVLSDWPELLRDFAAFLHPEQAQECGLVEEQQAFERSRRFLRQLERSFGEQSVHYRKVVRTLQQGLPKSQRGSQEMKAQIALLFRDHAHLLEEYWVFYEQLHSTMQCMSHDEDEEEDEVETDSTPSAQILHSVKKAKNKKNQNSIQSADVISLNTEVTDEQSRDDDPQSPVCAKNSSRMPSGEKVVLWTREADRVILTTCQQRGACQSTFTSIAAQLGNKTATEVGARYQDLIKLFHKSTKQHHSSHMDPNGQFQLTEEKPD; via the exons TCTCTTTAACAGAAGCACAGTGTGGCTCGTCATCAGATGATGATGCAGAGAAGACTCTTATCATCACAGTCG AAAAGGAGCAAAACTGCCCTCGGCAAAGTGGGAAAGCAAAACGAGGTGCAAAGAGGAAAAGAGAGATGAATGAAACAGGGTCCCAGCAGGATGAGGATGAACTCCAGCCAGAGGTCGAGATCGACCAAGAGCTGGACAGGGAGCTGGAGAACAAGTCACGGCAGCACAACCTGACCTCCGCTAACGTGCGCAGTATTCTACAC GAGGTGATTACCAACGAGCACGTCGTGGCAATGATGAAAGCCGCCATCAACGAGACTGAACCTGTCCCTCTGTTT GAGCCGAAGATGACTCGTTCTAAACTGAAGGAGGTGGTGGAGAAAGGAGTG GTCATTCCTACCTGGAACATTTCACCAATCAAGAAACCGAGCACACTGAAG ggTCCCCAGTTTGTGGACATTCCTTTAGAGGAGGAGGACTCCTCTGATGAAGAGTACCACCctgatgaagaggaggaggatgagACGGCAGAGGAC aCGCTTCTTGAAAGTGATTTGGAGAGTACAGCATCATCACCACGTGGCACACGACTAAACCTCAGCAGATCCTTCAACGAATATGATGCAGAAAACAGCTGCAGCCCcagacag aGTTCACGCAGGTCACGGCACGTGCGGGTGGCAGTTGTGCCCATGGGCCCCCCTCCACCCCCTCAGGGCCCAGAACCACCACAGCCCCAGACTGAGTGCAGCTTTATGGAGAAACTCTATGCTGTGGATGAGGAGCTGGCTATCGGATCTGACTGCATGGATTCTTACCAG TCTCTTACCAGTAATGAAGAAGAAGGTGAAGAGAGCCTGATGGCCTTCCGCACTCGTTCCAAACGGCCATTGAGAGACGTCTCTCTGGGTCGTTTAGAGGCGGAGCTTCGAGCTCCTGACATCACTCCGGATATGTACGAGTTTGTCTCCGCCCCTGAGGACAGGGAGTGGACACGGTGGCTGCAGGGCCTCATGAACTCGGATGTGGAGAACGAAG AGgaggctgatgatgatgatgatccagAGTATAACTTCCTGGCTGACATCGACGAGCCGGATGTGGAGGATTACCGGAACGACAAGGCCGTGCGCATCACCA agaaggaagtgaacgACCTGATGGAAGAGCTGTTTGACGCT TTTCAGGATGAATTAGGGGGTCAGGATGAGGAAGGCCATGAGGAGGCGGAAGTAAAGGAGGAAGAAGATAATCTCCAGCAGGAGCCACCCAGTATTCTGGAAACAATTCA ttatgaGGACCCTTTGGCAGATATTCTGAACCAGAGCTACCGCACAGTGAAGGAGCAGTTAGACGCTATCCGTGAGCGAAAAGCTCTACTGGAGAGTAAAGGACTGTCCATTCCTCTTAAACGCCCCACAAACTCCGCCTCTTTCTATCTAAGCCCCACTCAGAAGCTCCGCCTCCAGCAGCACATGCAACAG CACATACAGCTCCTGACTCAGGTGAACGTGCTGAGCAGGTCAGTGGACAGTCTTGAGGCTGAGGCCTGCACAGCTCAGCAGTTCCTG TCAGAGCTGCAGTTCTTCGCGCAGCAAGGAGAACAGGCCCAGCAGGTCGGGGATCCGGGATTTGTCAGCATCTTTAGAGCCTGTAACCTGCAGGCTGCTGTGTCTCTCCTCGAGGAATTGGATCAGTCTCCTAAATCTGACACTCCGGACCCTTGTCCAGTATTCCCAG GGTCCCAGATTCCAGCTAATTTGGCCTGGTTGATGGTGACGCGGCCGGTGTTCCTCTACCCACAACTCCTTCCCACGGTCAGACTGCGTCGGTTCACTCAGAAAGGGCCCTTTACGTCAGCAGAAAACTG TCTGGTGGTTTTAGGCTATCAGCACCTAAAGGGCACAGGGAATCCTCTCAAGCTGACCTGCCAATACCTGCTTGCAGCGAGAAATGCCATCTGCCTGAGAGCGTATGTCCGCCAAGCATGCCACAGACAACATCCCAACGTCATCAAG aGATACTTTCTAGAAGGAAAATGTCCCCCCATGCCATTGGCCTGTGAGAAAGTCAGTCCCAGTGATCAGCGTCCCCCAGTAGAAAGAGAAACACGCTTGATGCCTCGCTGGCTTTCG GAAAACCTTAAACTAATCCATGAAGAAGTGCGAAAGTACAATCTTCAGCTTTCCAGTTCTCAACATGCCTTTCCTGAGGAAGACTCCTCCTCTCCATCCTACAGCTTCCCCCCAGGTACCCGCTACCCCCCCAGCCTGCCCGAATCCCTCGCCCTTACTCTTAAACCACAGTGTCTTCCAGTTCGTGCTTCCTGTAGAAAAAAGGTATCACGTGTGCACTCTtcacacactccagcccagtccaaACCGCCGCCTTCAGCTGAAGATGTGGAGAAAGCTCTGAGTCGTCTGCCGCCTCTTCTGCCGAAGTTTCCTAGCCAGAATGTTAAGCTTGATCAGAATGTTAACTCTAGTTCAATGAAGCAAAAAATCAAATGTCGAACTAAATCTGCTAATAGTGCTGGGGAAATCCAAGTGACTGCAAATAACGTTGCAAAGAAAAACCAAGGAAAGCTCATTATAACTTTACCCACCGCTCCAGTTACTTCCAGCAGAGACCCTGAGGTAACAGTGCCTAGTGTTGCTACAGTAGCTCCAAGCCAGGGAAATGTCATCATGACTTTACCTACTGCGCTTATATGTCCTACTCCGAGTGCTACTCTAGTGGCCCAGGCACCTTCACCCTTCACCCCGTTGGTTAAAGAGCCTATGAGTCAGCGCTGTGGCACTTTGCTCAAGCTGAGCATGGGACAGAGAACTAATCTAAACCCTCTGCCTGTATCTTCTCAATTTTTTCTTCTACCTCCAGGCTGTGTAGTTACAAACAGTGCTAATGTCAACCCCAATCACAGCCAGAAATCCAGTCTAGCCCAGGAAACGGAGCTGGAAGACCTTGAAGGTTCTTTAGAGAACTTTCCAGAAAACATAGTCGTTTCTCAACCAGATAGAAATCTTATAAGTGGCAGTGAAGAAAACAATGTCCAGGAAAACAATGAAATGGAGACGAACGTTCACGAGGAGGAACTTGAATACGGAGACGAAGACTTTAGAGAGCCGTTCCTCACCTTGTCGGAATCTTCTGGAACCCCAGCGCCTAGTTTGTGTGGGGACGATGACGCCATGGAGGCAGTGATGGACATGGATGATATAGATGAACAAAGGCAAGAAGCATCGCAAACTTCGACATCTACACAGCAGAACGAGCAACCATGCTGGACTGAACGAGAGAAGGATGAGCAGGAATGTGCAGAGACGCAGGAGGAGGAGTCAAGAAGCATGGCAGACATCACATCACCTGCTTCTGTAACGTCCGAGCTGTCTTTGCCAGAGCTTCAG ACAGTGGAGAAACTGTCGAAGCTGGCATCGGATCCTGAAGAAGAGAGACATTCAAGGGAAGAAAAGTCACACGATCAAGCTACAG GAGCGGACGTCCCAGCGTCGGAGCTTCTCTATGACGATTTATCTGACGACGATCCTCAGAGAGATATTAAAGACATAGCTTTTGCACAAGCTTATTTAGAGAAG gtgtgcgaGGCTCTGCAGGTGGTGCCGGGGAAGGTGGAGGATTTCCTGAGCGTGCTGTACGAGTTTGAGAGTAACCTCGAGGGCAGGACCGCAGTGGAGCTCTTCATGAGCCTCAAACCTGTACTGAGCGACTGGCCTGAGCTGCTGCGAGACTTTGCCGCGTTCCTGCACCCGGAACAAGCCCAGGAGTGCGGCCTG GTGGAGGAGCAGCAGGCGTTTGAGAGGAGCCGGAGATTCCTGCGGCAGCTGGAGCGCAGTTTCGGAGAGCAGTCCGTGCACTACAGGAAGGTCGTGCGCACTCTGCAGCAGGGGCTACCTAAAAGTCAGAGAGGCTCACAGGAG ATGAAGGCGCAGATAGCGCTGCTCTTTCGTGACCACGCCCACTTGCTGGAGGAGTACTGGGTGTTTTATGAGCAGCTCCACTCCACAATGCAGTGCATGTCTCATGATGAAGATGAGGAAGAGGACGAGGTGGAGACTGACAGCACGCCCAGCGCTCAAATACTGCACAGTGTGAAAAAggcaaagaataaaaaaaatcagaactCCATCCAG AGTGCTGATGTAATAAGCTTAAATACAGAGGTGACGGATGAGCAGAGCAGAGATGACGATCCACAGAGTCCTGTCTGTGCCAAGAACAGTTCACGAATGCCAAGTGGAGAGAAAGTTGTGCTCTGGACAAG
- the gon4la gene encoding GON-4-like protein isoform X1, with product MNLSVRRKLSDGKTGPSRVQESKSEEPEGKPETRSVSLPSSPSREEEPSPENSPESSRRAGRSKVSLTEAQCGSSSDDDAEKTLIITVEKEQNCPRQSGKAKRGAKRKREMNETGSQQDEDELQPEVEIDQELDRELENKSRQHNLTSANVRSILHEVITNEHVVAMMKAAINETEPVPLFEPKMTRSKLKEVVEKGVVIPTWNISPIKKPSTLKGPQFVDIPLEEEDSSDEEYHPDEEEEDETAEDTLLESDLESTASSPRGTRLNLSRSFNEYDAENSCSPRQSSRRSRHVRVAVVPMGPPPPPQGPEPPQPQTECSFMEKLYAVDEELAIGSDCMDSYQSLTSNEEEGEESLMAFRTRSKRPLRDVSLGRLEAELRAPDITPDMYEFVSAPEDREWTRWLQGLMNSDVENEEEADDDDDPEYNFLADIDEPDVEDYRNDKAVRITKKEVNDLMEELFDAFQDELGGQDEEGHEEAEVKEEEDNLQQEPPSILETIHYEDPLADILNQSYRTVKEQLDAIRERKALLESKGLSIPLKRPTNSASFYLSPTQKLRLQQHMQQHIQLLTQVNVLSRSVDSLEAEACTAQQFLSELQFFAQQGEQAQQVGDPGFVSIFRACNLQAAVSLLEELDQSPKSDTPDPCPVFPGSQIPANLAWLMVTRPVFLYPQLLPTVRLRRFTQKGPFTSAENCLVVLGYQHLKGTGNPLKLTCQYLLAARNAICLRAYVRQACHRQHPNVIKRYFLEGKCPPMPLACEKVSPSDQRPPVERETRLMPRWLSENLKLIHEEVRKYNLQLSSSQHAFPEEDSSSPSYSFPPGTRYPPSLPESLALTLKPQCLPVRASCRKKVSRVHSSHTPAQSKPPPSAEDVEKALSRLPPLLPKFPSQNVKLDQNVNSSSMKQKIKCRTKSANSAGEIQVTANNVAKKNQGKLIITLPTAPVTSSRDPEVTVPSVATVAPSQGNVIMTLPTALICPTPSATLVAQAPSPFTPLVKEPMSQRCGTLLKLSMGQRTNLNPLPVSSQFFLLPPGCVVTNSANVNPNHSQKSSLAQETELEDLEGSLENFPENIVVSQPDRNLISGSEENNVQENNEMETNVHEEELEYGDEDFREPFLTLSESSGTPAPSLCGDDDAMEAVMDMDDIDEQRQEASQTSTSTQQNEQPCWTEREKDEQECAETQEEESRSMADITSPASVTSELSLPELQETVEKLSKLASDPEEERHSREEKSHDQATGADVPASELLYDDLSDDDPQRDIKDIAFAQAYLEKVCEALQVVPGKVEDFLSVLYEFESNLEGRTAVELFMSLKPVLSDWPELLRDFAAFLHPEQAQECGLVEEQQAFERSRRFLRQLERSFGEQSVHYRKVVRTLQQGLPKSQRGSQEMKAQIALLFRDHAHLLEEYWVFYEQLHSTMQCMSHDEDEEEDEVETDSTPSAQILHSVKKAKNKKNQNSIQSADVISLNTEVTDEQSRDDDPQSPVCAKNSSRMPSGEKVVLWTREADRVILTTCQQRGACQSTFTSIAAQLGNKTATEVGARYQDLIKLFHKSTKQHHSSHMDPNGQFQLTEEKPD from the exons TCTCTTTAACAGAAGCACAGTGTGGCTCGTCATCAGATGATGATGCAGAGAAGACTCTTATCATCACAGTCG AAAAGGAGCAAAACTGCCCTCGGCAAAGTGGGAAAGCAAAACGAGGTGCAAAGAGGAAAAGAGAGATGAATGAAACAGGGTCCCAGCAGGATGAGGATGAACTCCAGCCAGAGGTCGAGATCGACCAAGAGCTGGACAGGGAGCTGGAGAACAAGTCACGGCAGCACAACCTGACCTCCGCTAACGTGCGCAGTATTCTACAC GAGGTGATTACCAACGAGCACGTCGTGGCAATGATGAAAGCCGCCATCAACGAGACTGAACCTGTCCCTCTGTTT GAGCCGAAGATGACTCGTTCTAAACTGAAGGAGGTGGTGGAGAAAGGAGTG GTCATTCCTACCTGGAACATTTCACCAATCAAGAAACCGAGCACACTGAAG ggTCCCCAGTTTGTGGACATTCCTTTAGAGGAGGAGGACTCCTCTGATGAAGAGTACCACCctgatgaagaggaggaggatgagACGGCAGAGGAC aCGCTTCTTGAAAGTGATTTGGAGAGTACAGCATCATCACCACGTGGCACACGACTAAACCTCAGCAGATCCTTCAACGAATATGATGCAGAAAACAGCTGCAGCCCcagacag aGTTCACGCAGGTCACGGCACGTGCGGGTGGCAGTTGTGCCCATGGGCCCCCCTCCACCCCCTCAGGGCCCAGAACCACCACAGCCCCAGACTGAGTGCAGCTTTATGGAGAAACTCTATGCTGTGGATGAGGAGCTGGCTATCGGATCTGACTGCATGGATTCTTACCAG TCTCTTACCAGTAATGAAGAAGAAGGTGAAGAGAGCCTGATGGCCTTCCGCACTCGTTCCAAACGGCCATTGAGAGACGTCTCTCTGGGTCGTTTAGAGGCGGAGCTTCGAGCTCCTGACATCACTCCGGATATGTACGAGTTTGTCTCCGCCCCTGAGGACAGGGAGTGGACACGGTGGCTGCAGGGCCTCATGAACTCGGATGTGGAGAACGAAG AGgaggctgatgatgatgatgatccagAGTATAACTTCCTGGCTGACATCGACGAGCCGGATGTGGAGGATTACCGGAACGACAAGGCCGTGCGCATCACCA agaaggaagtgaacgACCTGATGGAAGAGCTGTTTGACGCT TTTCAGGATGAATTAGGGGGTCAGGATGAGGAAGGCCATGAGGAGGCGGAAGTAAAGGAGGAAGAAGATAATCTCCAGCAGGAGCCACCCAGTATTCTGGAAACAATTCA ttatgaGGACCCTTTGGCAGATATTCTGAACCAGAGCTACCGCACAGTGAAGGAGCAGTTAGACGCTATCCGTGAGCGAAAAGCTCTACTGGAGAGTAAAGGACTGTCCATTCCTCTTAAACGCCCCACAAACTCCGCCTCTTTCTATCTAAGCCCCACTCAGAAGCTCCGCCTCCAGCAGCACATGCAACAG CACATACAGCTCCTGACTCAGGTGAACGTGCTGAGCAGGTCAGTGGACAGTCTTGAGGCTGAGGCCTGCACAGCTCAGCAGTTCCTG TCAGAGCTGCAGTTCTTCGCGCAGCAAGGAGAACAGGCCCAGCAGGTCGGGGATCCGGGATTTGTCAGCATCTTTAGAGCCTGTAACCTGCAGGCTGCTGTGTCTCTCCTCGAGGAATTGGATCAGTCTCCTAAATCTGACACTCCGGACCCTTGTCCAGTATTCCCAG GGTCCCAGATTCCAGCTAATTTGGCCTGGTTGATGGTGACGCGGCCGGTGTTCCTCTACCCACAACTCCTTCCCACGGTCAGACTGCGTCGGTTCACTCAGAAAGGGCCCTTTACGTCAGCAGAAAACTG TCTGGTGGTTTTAGGCTATCAGCACCTAAAGGGCACAGGGAATCCTCTCAAGCTGACCTGCCAATACCTGCTTGCAGCGAGAAATGCCATCTGCCTGAGAGCGTATGTCCGCCAAGCATGCCACAGACAACATCCCAACGTCATCAAG aGATACTTTCTAGAAGGAAAATGTCCCCCCATGCCATTGGCCTGTGAGAAAGTCAGTCCCAGTGATCAGCGTCCCCCAGTAGAAAGAGAAACACGCTTGATGCCTCGCTGGCTTTCG GAAAACCTTAAACTAATCCATGAAGAAGTGCGAAAGTACAATCTTCAGCTTTCCAGTTCTCAACATGCCTTTCCTGAGGAAGACTCCTCCTCTCCATCCTACAGCTTCCCCCCAGGTACCCGCTACCCCCCCAGCCTGCCCGAATCCCTCGCCCTTACTCTTAAACCACAGTGTCTTCCAGTTCGTGCTTCCTGTAGAAAAAAGGTATCACGTGTGCACTCTtcacacactccagcccagtccaaACCGCCGCCTTCAGCTGAAGATGTGGAGAAAGCTCTGAGTCGTCTGCCGCCTCTTCTGCCGAAGTTTCCTAGCCAGAATGTTAAGCTTGATCAGAATGTTAACTCTAGTTCAATGAAGCAAAAAATCAAATGTCGAACTAAATCTGCTAATAGTGCTGGGGAAATCCAAGTGACTGCAAATAACGTTGCAAAGAAAAACCAAGGAAAGCTCATTATAACTTTACCCACCGCTCCAGTTACTTCCAGCAGAGACCCTGAGGTAACAGTGCCTAGTGTTGCTACAGTAGCTCCAAGCCAGGGAAATGTCATCATGACTTTACCTACTGCGCTTATATGTCCTACTCCGAGTGCTACTCTAGTGGCCCAGGCACCTTCACCCTTCACCCCGTTGGTTAAAGAGCCTATGAGTCAGCGCTGTGGCACTTTGCTCAAGCTGAGCATGGGACAGAGAACTAATCTAAACCCTCTGCCTGTATCTTCTCAATTTTTTCTTCTACCTCCAGGCTGTGTAGTTACAAACAGTGCTAATGTCAACCCCAATCACAGCCAGAAATCCAGTCTAGCCCAGGAAACGGAGCTGGAAGACCTTGAAGGTTCTTTAGAGAACTTTCCAGAAAACATAGTCGTTTCTCAACCAGATAGAAATCTTATAAGTGGCAGTGAAGAAAACAATGTCCAGGAAAACAATGAAATGGAGACGAACGTTCACGAGGAGGAACTTGAATACGGAGACGAAGACTTTAGAGAGCCGTTCCTCACCTTGTCGGAATCTTCTGGAACCCCAGCGCCTAGTTTGTGTGGGGACGATGACGCCATGGAGGCAGTGATGGACATGGATGATATAGATGAACAAAGGCAAGAAGCATCGCAAACTTCGACATCTACACAGCAGAACGAGCAACCATGCTGGACTGAACGAGAGAAGGATGAGCAGGAATGTGCAGAGACGCAGGAGGAGGAGTCAAGAAGCATGGCAGACATCACATCACCTGCTTCTGTAACGTCCGAGCTGTCTTTGCCAGAGCTTCAG GAGACAGTGGAGAAACTGTCGAAGCTGGCATCGGATCCTGAAGAAGAGAGACATTCAAGGGAAGAAAAGTCACACGATCAAGCTACAG GAGCGGACGTCCCAGCGTCGGAGCTTCTCTATGACGATTTATCTGACGACGATCCTCAGAGAGATATTAAAGACATAGCTTTTGCACAAGCTTATTTAGAGAAG gtgtgcgaGGCTCTGCAGGTGGTGCCGGGGAAGGTGGAGGATTTCCTGAGCGTGCTGTACGAGTTTGAGAGTAACCTCGAGGGCAGGACCGCAGTGGAGCTCTTCATGAGCCTCAAACCTGTACTGAGCGACTGGCCTGAGCTGCTGCGAGACTTTGCCGCGTTCCTGCACCCGGAACAAGCCCAGGAGTGCGGCCTG GTGGAGGAGCAGCAGGCGTTTGAGAGGAGCCGGAGATTCCTGCGGCAGCTGGAGCGCAGTTTCGGAGAGCAGTCCGTGCACTACAGGAAGGTCGTGCGCACTCTGCAGCAGGGGCTACCTAAAAGTCAGAGAGGCTCACAGGAG ATGAAGGCGCAGATAGCGCTGCTCTTTCGTGACCACGCCCACTTGCTGGAGGAGTACTGGGTGTTTTATGAGCAGCTCCACTCCACAATGCAGTGCATGTCTCATGATGAAGATGAGGAAGAGGACGAGGTGGAGACTGACAGCACGCCCAGCGCTCAAATACTGCACAGTGTGAAAAAggcaaagaataaaaaaaatcagaactCCATCCAG AGTGCTGATGTAATAAGCTTAAATACAGAGGTGACGGATGAGCAGAGCAGAGATGACGATCCACAGAGTCCTGTCTGTGCCAAGAACAGTTCACGAATGCCAAGTGGAGAGAAAGTTGTGCTCTGGACAAG